Proteins encoded together in one Shewanella oneidensis MR-1 window:
- a CDS encoding phytase, producing the protein MTKPLIYFREHYGSIIQKITLTLFGVMGIHASSLAQTPYSIAAHKGSQAQPLVFAANGSSTPTAPQNPNTPAWLWVSEKQGLMLQTLPTADNTPMPAAATLVKGEFELLAFSDPYALTLDRRADRIRPIMLKQIEGNVATNVLPLLPMASFEINWICIQPRPQDGNIYVWFGSEDGYSEQWLLGDAGHFVPKKMRRQAIPVNSTSCAIDGDTLFVSEGEAGVWQFDASPFADNSAKLILASPDNDIAGMQVINGKLLLSNKKGEITLDKQAIANYDLGKVQGFSGYLNGTSTNRAIQLALYDDKTDQYLLTQAALPAALTKAGSKPSDNIIEIPAWVESASSDRPGDTMDDPAIWVHPTQPEHSLVLGTNKRWGLLSFNMRGEQVQALPSGRINNVDLRQQVMLGGKKRDIAVATLRDNDSLAFYEINPQGKIVEYPNQATDLVDIYGMCLYQDADNLYVFANEKSGRIAQYRVDWQANGPSIKLLRNIHTPSQVEGCVADETQHALFIGEEDKGIWRFNAKPNADTQGELIIKAEGDLVADVEGIALYLGAQIQGQKQDLLVVSSQGNNSYILYQAKPPYAQVGRFRIGMNLNGVENGHETSIDASSETDGLAVTHLSVGKGAWQQGMLVVQDGHNHLPDNNQSFKWLPWSSIVEKISLK; encoded by the coding sequence ATGACGAAACCTTTAATTTATTTCCGTGAACATTACGGCTCGATTATTCAAAAAATCACCTTAACGCTGTTCGGTGTCATGGGCATTCACGCCAGCAGCTTAGCGCAAACGCCCTACTCGATCGCAGCTCATAAGGGCAGCCAAGCACAACCATTAGTCTTCGCCGCCAATGGTAGTTCGACACCCACAGCACCACAAAACCCAAATACGCCAGCTTGGCTCTGGGTCAGTGAAAAGCAAGGGCTGATGTTGCAAACGCTACCAACAGCCGACAATACGCCAATGCCTGCGGCCGCAACCTTAGTTAAAGGCGAGTTTGAGCTGTTAGCCTTTAGCGATCCCTACGCCTTAACACTCGATCGCCGCGCCGATCGCATTAGGCCGATAATGCTCAAGCAGATAGAAGGCAATGTCGCGACCAACGTGTTGCCGCTGCTGCCAATGGCTTCGTTTGAAATCAATTGGATCTGTATTCAACCAAGGCCGCAGGATGGCAATATCTACGTCTGGTTTGGTAGTGAAGATGGCTATAGTGAACAGTGGTTATTAGGCGATGCGGGTCACTTTGTACCTAAAAAAATGCGCCGCCAAGCGATTCCCGTCAACAGCACTAGCTGCGCTATTGATGGCGATACCTTATTCGTCAGCGAAGGCGAAGCCGGTGTTTGGCAATTTGACGCAAGCCCTTTTGCCGACAACAGTGCTAAGTTGATTTTGGCCTCGCCTGATAATGATATCGCGGGCATGCAGGTCATTAATGGCAAGTTACTGTTAAGCAATAAAAAAGGTGAAATAACGTTAGATAAACAAGCGATTGCAAACTACGACTTAGGGAAGGTACAAGGGTTCAGTGGTTATCTAAACGGAACTAGCACCAACAGGGCAATCCAACTTGCCCTCTATGATGATAAAACCGATCAGTATTTATTAACCCAAGCTGCCTTGCCTGCAGCCCTGACTAAAGCAGGTAGCAAGCCCAGCGATAACATCATCGAAATCCCTGCGTGGGTTGAAAGCGCGTCCTCGGACAGACCCGGCGATACCATGGATGACCCCGCGATTTGGGTGCATCCCACACAGCCTGAACACAGTCTTGTACTCGGCACCAACAAACGCTGGGGGCTGTTGAGCTTTAATATGCGCGGCGAGCAAGTGCAAGCACTGCCATCAGGACGCATTAATAATGTCGATTTACGTCAACAGGTTATGCTCGGTGGTAAAAAGCGCGATATCGCTGTTGCCACCTTAAGGGACAACGACAGTCTTGCCTTTTATGAAATCAATCCACAGGGCAAGATTGTTGAATATCCCAACCAAGCCACTGACTTGGTGGATATTTATGGCATGTGTTTGTATCAAGATGCCGACAATCTCTATGTGTTTGCCAATGAAAAATCCGGCCGCATTGCCCAGTACCGTGTCGACTGGCAAGCCAATGGCCCGAGTATCAAGCTCCTTCGTAATATTCATACCCCCAGCCAAGTCGAAGGTTGTGTGGCCGATGAAACGCAACATGCATTGTTTATCGGTGAAGAGGATAAAGGCATTTGGCGCTTTAATGCCAAACCTAATGCCGATACTCAAGGCGAGCTTATCATCAAAGCTGAAGGAGATTTAGTGGCCGATGTTGAAGGTATAGCACTCTACTTAGGCGCTCAAATCCAAGGCCAAAAACAGGATCTGCTGGTGGTCTCAAGCCAAGGCAATAATAGTTATATTTTGTATCAGGCCAAACCGCCCTATGCCCAAGTAGGACGTTTTAGGATCGGGATGAATTTAAACGGTGTTGAAAATGGCCACGAAACCAGTATCGACGCCAGCAGCGAGACCGATGGCCTTGCGGTGACCCACTTAAGTGTTGGCAAAGGAGCATGGCAACAAGGAATGTTAGTGGTGCAAGATGGCCACAACCATTTACCCGATAATAACCAATCCTTTAAATGGTTACCTTGGAGTAGCATTGTTGAGAAAATCTCGCTGAAATAG
- a CDS encoding ABC-F family ATPase, with the protein MISTANITMQFGPEPLFENISAKFGNGNRYGLIGANGCGKSTFMKILSGALAPTSGNVSITPGLKVGTLSQDQFAFEQYTVIDAVIMGDTQLWKIKQERDAIYAKPDMSEEDGMRVGDLESEFAEMDGYSAESRAGEILIEAGIEESFHYGPMSQVAPGWKLRVLLAQALFANPDILLLDEPTNNLDIHTISWLETELNKRKCTMIIISHDRHFLNAVCTHMADIDYGELRIYPGNYDYFLAQSALLREQLLAGNAKKSAEIEELQDFVNRFGANASKAKQASSRAKRMDKIKLDEVKSSSRITPSIRFAPGKKMHRQALVLENLGHGFDGERLFEGGDLILEAGAKLAIIGENGVGKTTLLRCLVNELIHNEGTIKWSENAAIGYCPQDSTSDFDNDLTIIEWMDQWRQPKHNDLMVRAMLGRLLFTEDDANKKAKNCSGGEKNRLIFGKLMMQDINVIIMDEPTNHMDMEAIEALNNALKDFEGTLIFVSHDREFVSSLATRIIDIKDKKLVNFQGTFDEYLASLASVQII; encoded by the coding sequence TTGATCTCTACCGCAAATATCACCATGCAATTCGGCCCCGAGCCATTATTTGAAAATATCTCGGCAAAATTTGGCAACGGCAACCGTTATGGTTTGATTGGCGCTAACGGCTGCGGCAAATCCACCTTTATGAAAATCTTAAGTGGTGCCCTCGCCCCGACATCGGGCAACGTGTCCATCACGCCGGGATTAAAGGTCGGTACCCTAAGCCAAGATCAATTCGCCTTTGAGCAATACACGGTTATCGATGCGGTGATTATGGGTGATACCCAGCTGTGGAAAATTAAACAAGAACGTGACGCCATCTACGCAAAACCAGATATGAGCGAAGAAGATGGTATGCGCGTGGGCGATCTTGAAAGCGAATTTGCCGAAATGGATGGTTACAGCGCCGAGAGCCGCGCTGGTGAGATCCTGATCGAAGCGGGTATCGAAGAGTCTTTCCACTACGGTCCAATGTCTCAGGTCGCTCCCGGCTGGAAACTGCGGGTGTTATTAGCCCAAGCGCTGTTTGCTAACCCTGATATCTTGCTGCTCGACGAACCGACCAACAACTTGGATATTCATACCATTAGTTGGCTTGAAACTGAGCTGAATAAACGCAAGTGCACCATGATCATCATCTCCCACGATAGGCATTTCCTTAATGCCGTCTGCACCCATATGGCGGATATCGATTACGGCGAGCTGCGCATTTACCCCGGCAACTACGACTACTTTTTAGCCCAATCGGCGTTATTGCGTGAACAACTCTTAGCCGGCAACGCTAAAAAGAGCGCCGAGATAGAAGAGTTACAGGACTTCGTTAACCGCTTTGGTGCCAACGCTTCTAAAGCAAAACAAGCCAGTTCGCGTGCCAAACGCATGGACAAAATTAAACTGGATGAAGTGAAATCCTCCAGCCGAATTACCCCGTCGATTCGCTTTGCCCCAGGCAAGAAAATGCATCGCCAAGCCCTAGTGCTGGAAAATCTTGGCCATGGTTTTGATGGCGAACGCTTATTCGAAGGCGGTGACTTAATTCTCGAAGCAGGTGCAAAACTGGCAATTATCGGCGAGAACGGAGTGGGTAAAACCACCCTACTACGCTGTTTAGTCAATGAGTTAATCCACAATGAAGGCACAATTAAGTGGTCTGAAAATGCCGCTATCGGCTATTGTCCTCAGGACAGCACCAGCGATTTCGATAATGACTTGACTATTATTGAATGGATGGACCAATGGCGCCAACCCAAACACAACGATTTGATGGTACGCGCCATGTTAGGTCGTTTGCTGTTTACCGAAGATGATGCCAATAAAAAGGCTAAAAACTGCTCAGGCGGAGAGAAAAACCGTTTAATTTTCGGTAAGTTAATGATGCAAGACATCAACGTCATCATTATGGACGAACCGACTAACCATATGGATATGGAAGCAATCGAAGCACTCAATAATGCCCTCAAAGATTTTGAAGGCACGCTGATTTTTGTCAGCCATGACCGCGAATTTGTCTCCTCTTTAGCCACCCGTATTATCGATATTAAGGATAAAAAGCTGGTGAATTTCCAAGGGACGTTCGATGAATATTTGGCCAGTTTGGCCAGCGTACAAATAATCTAG
- a CDS encoding nuclease-related domain-containing protein: MGLLGEKRVANLLKKGLKGEEYRLYRNLILPIETEHQNTPSLTEVDLVLLTHFGIFVIEVKNYSGWIFGAEKQAFWTQQIFAKRTRFKAKL, translated from the coding sequence TTGGGTCTGCTAGGTGAAAAGCGGGTCGCTAATTTACTTAAAAAAGGGTTAAAGGGTGAAGAGTATCGACTTTATCGAAACCTCATTTTGCCAATCGAGACTGAGCATCAAAATACGCCGTCTTTAACGGAGGTTGATTTGGTACTATTAACCCATTTCGGGATTTTTGTGATTGAAGTAAAAAATTATTCAGGTTGGATATTTGGTGCTGAGAAACAAGCATTTTGGACGCAGCAGATATTTGCCAAGCGAACGCGTTTTAAAGCAAAACTATAA